A window from Cryptomeria japonica chromosome 1, Sugi_1.0, whole genome shotgun sequence encodes these proteins:
- the LOC131043559 gene encoding ABC transporter G family member 16 → MSQKYEEAEYTIKRGDSMISFEDFVSLNDESVHSNLPPALPFILRFSNLTYSVSTGIRFSKNRLQAAERIENLKHKLVLDDVSGEARDGELFAVLGKSGSGKSTLIDALAHRISKDSVKGTVTLNGEPLGGRVLRSISAYVMQDDLLFPMLTVKETLMYAAEFRLPRSCSWEKKRGRVEVLIDQLGLRAAARTIVGDEGNRGVSGGERRRVSIGIDIIHDPILLFLDEPTSGLDSTSAFMVVKTLQRIARTGSVVIMSIHQPSYRILGLLDRLILLAHGQTVFSGSPDRLMSYFSEFGHPIPEKENGTEFALDLIQELEASDGGIQPLVEFFKSWRKTPRYGEISDVHTRSLNETINASIARGKLVTDSSSSGQVADFANPPWVEMSVLMRRAFTNIRRTPALFLMRLATVMVTSFMLATIFWKLDHTPQGITERLGFFAFVMATTFYSCADALPIFLQERFIFMRETAYNAYRCSSYVFAQTLVQIPSMVILAVAFAVTTFWAVGLSGGLSGFGFFVLVLIASFWSANSFVTFLSGAVTNLNVSYTIVIALLAYFLLLSGFFITRSRIPPYWIWFHYISLFKYPYEAVLQNEFGRAEECFARGTQVFDGTPMASLSPQLQMSFLALLSSQTNINITSTTCVITGSDVLKAEDVTQLDKWMCVLVTFCWGFFFRFLFYISLLLGSKNKRH, encoded by the exons ATGTCGCAAAAGTATGAGGAAGCTGAGTACACGATTAAGCGTGGGGATTCCATGATTTCTTTCGAGGACTTTGTGAGCTTGAATGACGAAAGCGTCCATTCTAATCTTCCACCGGCGCTGCCGTTTATACTGAGGTTCAGCAATCTCACTTACAGCGTTTCGACCGGGATTCGTTTCAGTAAGAACCGACTGCAGGCCGCCGAACGGATCGAGAATTTGAAGCACAAGTTGGTTCTGGATGACGTTTCGGGCGAGGCGAGAGATGGCGAACTGTTTGCCGTTTTGGGGAAGAGCGGGTCGGGGAAGTCGACGTTAATTGACGCGCTTGCGCACAGGATTTCGAAAGACAGTGTGAAGGGGACTGTGACTCTCAACGGTGAGCCACTCGGCGGGCGGGTGCTGCGCAGTATTTCCGCTTATGTTATGCAGGATGATTTGCTTTTCCCGATGCTCACTGTTAAGGAGACGCTCATGTATGCGGCCGAGTTTCGACTGCCCAGGTCGTGTTCTTGGGAGAAAAAGCGCGGGCGGGTCGAGGTCTTGATCGATCAGTTGGGTCTCCGGGCTGCTGCGAGGACAATTGTGGGCGATGAGGGAAATCGTGGTGTTTCTGGTGGAGAGAGGCGCCGGGTTTCTATTGGGATTGATATCATTCATGACCCCATTTTGCTCTTTCTTGATGAGCCCACCTCTGGTTTGGATTCGACCAGTGCTTTCATGGTTGTGAAGACGTTGCAGCGGATTGCAAGGACGGGTAGTGTGGTTATCATGTCGATTCATCAGCCCAGTTATAGGATTCTTGGCCTCCTTGATCGTCTCATCCTTTTGGCTCATGGCCAGACTGTTTTCAGTGGCTCGCCTGACCGGTTGATGAGTTATTTTTCAGAGTTTGGGCACCCCATTCCGGAGAAAGAGAACGGTACGGAGtttgctcttgatttgattcag GAACTGGAAGCATCTGATGGGGGGATACAACCACTGGTGGAGTTCTTCAAGTCATGGAGAAAGACCCCAAGGTACGGAGAAATATCAGACGTTCACACAAGGAGCCTAAACGAGACCATAAACGCGAGCATAGCCAGAGGAAAACTGGTAACAGACTCATCCTCCTCAGGCCAAGTAGCCGATTTCGCAAACCCACCATGGGTGGAAATGTCAGTTCTAATGAGGAGAGCATTCACCAACATCCGCCGCACACCGGCACTCTTCCTGATGCGCCTAGCAACAGTAATGGTCACAAGCTTCATGCTGGCCACCATATTCTGGAAACTGGACCACACTCCCCAAGGCATTACAGAGCGACTGGGTTTCTTCGCATTTGTGATGGCGACAACCTTCTATTCCTGCGCCGACGCCCTGCCCATTTTCCTGCAAGAGCGCTTCATTTTCATGCGAGAGACGGCCTACAATGCATATCGATGCTCTTCCTACGTGTTTGCACAGACACTGGTTCAGATACCGTCGATGGTGATTCTTGCGGTCGCTTTCGCCGTCACAACTTTTTGGGCCGTCGGTTTGAGTGGCGGGCTGTCGGGCTTTGGCTTCTTCGTCCTGGTTCTCATTGCCTCCTTCTGGTCGGCCAATTCCTTCGTTACCTTTCTCTCCGGGGCGGTCACAAATCTGAATGTCTCTTACACCATTGTAATCGCCCTTCTGGCCTATTTCTTGCTCCTTAGTGGGTTCTTCATCACCCGGAGCAGGATCCCACCATACTGGATCTGGTTTCATTACATTTCTCTATTTAAATACCCTTATGAAGCTGTGCTTCAGAATGAGTTTGGGAGGGCCGAGGAGTGCTTTGCTAGGGGAACTCAGGTCTTCGACGGGACGCCCATGGCCAGTCTTAGCCCTCAGCTTCAGATGTCTTTTCTTGCGCTTCTTAGCTCGCAAACTAATATCAACATTACTTCAACTACTTGCGTTATCACTGGGTCTGATGTTCTGAAGGCGGAGGACGTCACGCAGCTTGATAAATGGATGTGTGTCTTGGTCACTTTCTGCTGGGGTTTCTTCTTCAGGTTCTTGTTCTACATTTCTCTTTTGCTTGGCAGCAAAAACAAGAGGCATTGA